The following are encoded in a window of Castanea sativa cultivar Marrone di Chiusa Pesio chromosome 5, ASM4071231v1 genomic DNA:
- the LOC142635753 gene encoding cyanogenic beta-glucosidase-like, which produces MIIWVQNAKDQQIILVIILFFIKKLAEGTVSGGVNQEGIDVYNNFINELLQNGITPFVTLFHFDLPQALQDEYDGFLNRQIVDDFKNYSDLCFQTFGDRVKHWTTINEPQVFGQYGYKMGSSNPNPNPATDPYLATHHIIIAHAAAAKLYKEKYQATQGGEIGISLVCQWFEPET; this is translated from the exons atgataatttgggTCCAAAATGCAAAAGATCAGCAAATCATCTTAGTAATCATTTTATTCTTCATCAAAAAACTTGCAGAGGGTACTGTGAGTGGGGGAGTTAACCAGGAGGGCATTGATGTCTacaacaattttatcaatgaaCTACTTCAAAATG GCATAACACCTTTTGTGACATTGTTCCACTTTGACTTACCACAAGCTCTTCAAGATGAGTATGATGGCTTCTTGAATCGCCAGATTGt TGATGATTTTAAGAACTATTCCGACCTTTGTTTCCAAACCTTTGGAGATCGAGTTAAACATTGGACAACAATCAATGAGCCACAAGTTTTTGGTCAATATGGCTATAAGATGGGAAgttcaaatccaaatcctaaCCCTGCCACAGATCCCTACCTTGCTACTCACCACATCATAATTGCCCATGCTGCTGCTGCAAAGCTATACAAGGAAAAGTACCAG GCTACACAAGGTGGTGAAATTGGAATTTCACTGGTGTGCCAATGGTTTGAGCCAGAAACATGA
- the LOC142634091 gene encoding furostanol glycoside 26-O-beta-glucosidase-like gives MGWYMDPLVYGDYPFVMKSLVRNALPKFSEEDKELVKGAYDFVGVNYYTSRNASTLPIDADDSPQSHDQYQYVDLKVDRSGKPIGELGLPLANRCCMCRGSAESVDHLLIHCPVAYSLWVHMLQAFGIQWVMPGSVECLVACWSNWLEKFSLDI, from the exons ATGGGATG GTATATGGATCCATTAGTTTATGGAGACTATCCATTTGTAATGAAGTCTTTGGTTAGAAATGCGCTTCCAAAATTCTcagaagaagataaagaattAGTTAAAGGTGCCTATGATTTTGTTGGTGTCAATTATTATACCTCGCGTAATGCAAGTACTCTTCCAATCGATGCAGATGACTCACCTCAAAGCCATGACCAGTACCAATACGTCGATCTCAAAG TGGACAGGAGTGGAAAACCAATTGGAGAGTTG GGCCTCCCTTTGGCGAATAGGTGCTGTATGTGCCGCGGTTCGGCGGAATCTGTGGACCATCTTCTAATCCATTGTCCTGTAGCTTATTCTTTGTGGGTGCATATGTTGCAAGCTTTTGGGATCCAATGGGTCATGCCAGGTTCAGTGGAGTGTTTGGTGGCCTGTTGGAGTAATTGGTTGGAGAAATTTTCTTTGGACATATAG
- the LOC142635754 gene encoding F-box/kelch-repeat protein At3g06240-like, whose product MTISLVEFPKKGQSLIEFEVKLYSLKSQFWKKIEDQWPKKEWSICSDSASSNGALHWLVVEEGQRPENILALDLATEKFRVFTMPPQAPKNWMTNLVKLEGKLCFIMNTVTYNDVKELYHDVWLMKEYGEGNSWTQIYKIEQCAVA is encoded by the exons ATGACTATAAG TCTTGTAGAATTTCCTAAAAAAGGGCAGTCTTTGATTGAGTTTGAAGTCAAGTTGTATAGTCTTAAGTCTcagttttggaaaaaaattgaagatcaaTGGCCCAAAAAGGAATGGTCGATATGTTCAGACTCGGCATCCTCAAATGGAGCTTTGCATTGGTTAGTAGTTGAGGAAGGGCAGCGTCCGGAGAATATTCTTGCTCTCGATCTTGCGACTGAGAAATTCCGGGTCTTTACAATGCCGCCTCAAGCACCCAAAAACTGGATGACGAATTTGGTAAAGTTGGAAGGAAAGCTTTGTTTTATTATGAATACTGTGACGTATAATGATGTTAAAGAATTGTATCATGATGTTTGGTTGATGAAAGAATATGGGGAAGGGAATTCTTGGACCCAGATTTATAAAATTGAGCAATGTGCAGTGGCTTGA